In the genome of Myxococcus stipitatus, one region contains:
- a CDS encoding DUF4846 domain-containing protein → MTTPERLPLSTFRAGAKWLHRAALVALLGPGLASAGPAHAKVPTAVHAMLAAATPLRAPTRDELARYAWLAKDARIRPLDLSIPAPEGYTRVAVESGSFAEWLRGLPLRAEGTPVLHFRGGEVLPGDDARLAAVAELDIGTANLQQCADSVIRLHAEWLWSRQQREQIAYRFTSGHLASWPSYAAGDRARISGSKVTWVRSAAADSSRAAFRSYLDLVFTYAGTLSLATAKGRPTREDLRAGDFFVLGGSPGHAVLVLDVAADAGGRRVALLGQGFMPAQDFHVLSPGGELGPWFPLEGEAVATPFWKPFPWTSARRFP, encoded by the coding sequence ATGACGACGCCCGAACGCCTGCCCCTCTCGACCTTCCGCGCTGGAGCGAAGTGGCTCCACCGTGCCGCGCTGGTCGCGCTGTTGGGCCCGGGGCTCGCGAGCGCGGGCCCGGCGCACGCGAAGGTGCCCACCGCCGTGCACGCGATGCTGGCGGCCGCCACCCCGCTCCGAGCCCCCACGCGCGACGAGCTGGCCCGCTACGCCTGGCTGGCGAAGGACGCGAGGATTCGTCCACTGGACCTCTCCATCCCCGCGCCGGAGGGCTACACGCGCGTGGCGGTGGAGTCAGGCTCGTTCGCGGAGTGGCTGCGGGGCCTGCCCCTGCGCGCGGAAGGCACCCCCGTGCTGCACTTCCGGGGCGGAGAGGTGTTGCCCGGAGACGATGCGCGGCTGGCGGCGGTGGCGGAGCTGGACATCGGCACGGCCAACCTCCAGCAGTGCGCGGACTCCGTCATCCGCCTGCATGCGGAGTGGCTGTGGTCGCGCCAGCAGCGGGAGCAGATTGCCTATCGCTTCACGAGTGGCCACCTTGCCTCCTGGCCGAGCTACGCGGCGGGAGACCGGGCGCGCATCTCCGGCTCGAAGGTGACGTGGGTGAGGAGCGCCGCGGCGGACAGCTCGAGGGCCGCGTTCCGCTCCTACCTGGACCTGGTGTTCACCTACGCGGGCACCCTGTCGCTGGCGACCGCCAAGGGCCGTCCCACGCGCGAGGACCTGCGGGCGGGGGACTTCTTCGTGCTGGGCGGAAGCCCGGGGCACGCGGTGCTGGTGCTGGACGTGGCGGCCGACGCGGGGGGCCGCCGCGTGGCGCTCCTGGGTCAGGGCTTCATGCCCGCCCAGGACTTCCATGTCCTCTCTCCGGGAGGAGAGTTGGGGCCTTGGTTCCCGCTCGAGGGAGAAGCGGTGGCCACGCCGTTCTGGAAGCCCTTCCCGTGGACGTCCGCGCGGCGCTTTCCGTGA
- a CDS encoding CDP-alcohol phosphatidyltransferase family protein, whose protein sequence is MRRQASLVLLNTLSLSRLPMAVAFIVIPDAKVRAGLVILAALSDFLDGWLARHKGLATRLGALIDPVADRAFMVTAILVCYLDGLVSLPELLLLLVRDIGTAVGFIVTRLVPGLRRVELKARMLGKVVTSLQLVTLLCVLLFPPAVRPLVALIAVLSLASVVDYSRAVLRARPRGPSRSRPSETTGARGTPMPSARK, encoded by the coding sequence ATGCGCCGTCAGGCGAGCCTCGTGCTGCTCAACACCTTGTCCCTGTCCCGCCTGCCCATGGCGGTGGCGTTCATCGTCATCCCGGATGCGAAGGTGCGCGCGGGGCTCGTCATCCTGGCGGCGCTCTCCGACTTCCTCGACGGGTGGCTCGCACGGCACAAGGGCCTGGCCACACGGCTGGGTGCCCTCATCGACCCGGTGGCCGACCGCGCCTTCATGGTGACGGCCATCCTGGTCTGCTACCTCGACGGACTCGTCTCGCTGCCGGAGCTCTTGCTGCTGCTCGTGAGGGATATCGGCACCGCGGTGGGCTTCATCGTCACGCGGCTGGTGCCGGGGCTGCGGCGGGTGGAGCTCAAGGCGCGGATGCTCGGCAAGGTCGTCACCTCGCTGCAATTGGTGACGCTGCTGTGTGTGCTCTTGTTCCCCCCGGCGGTGAGACCCCTCGTCGCGCTCATCGCCGTGCTGTCGCTCGCGTCGGTGGTGGACTACTCGCGCGCGGTGCTCCGGGCCCGGCCGAGGGGACCGAGTCGCTCACGGCCCTCGGAGACGACCGGGGCACGGGGGACGCCCATGCCCTCGGCCCGGAAGTGA
- the mltA gene encoding murein transglycosylase A produces the protein MRSWSARRFWLVCLLLVGASCARVPRPAVTRPQDALVALQDTAKLVDDGGVASLRVALGESLVWLRTRPVDHRFVYGPREVTAGELVAALERLRDRLTDDLSSQDVSNAVLAEFDLLESAGGEDGSVLFTGYYEPMLDGSMTRTDEYSIPVLSAPDDLIEVPLEPFAERFASEKVFGRLEGKKLVPYWNRSAIRGGKLSERKLELAWVRDPVALFFMEVQGSGTLRLTDGTERRVGYAASNGRPYRSIGALLIQEGAIPKEQMSMQALRAWLAANPTQQDRVLDHNESYVFFRFLPGAAVGSLGREVTPGRSIATDARLFPKGGLAFIQTDHPVKMADGSVQWKPLARFVFNQDTGGAIRGAGRVDVFWGRGPEAELAAGMMKQKGRLFFLVPKPRAVVAVP, from the coding sequence ATGCGCTCCTGGTCCGCTCGACGCTTCTGGCTGGTGTGTCTGCTCCTCGTCGGTGCGTCCTGTGCGCGGGTTCCTCGGCCCGCGGTGACGCGTCCCCAGGACGCACTGGTCGCGCTCCAGGACACCGCGAAGCTGGTGGATGACGGGGGCGTGGCGTCGCTGCGGGTGGCGCTCGGAGAGAGCCTTGTCTGGCTGCGGACGCGCCCGGTGGACCACCGCTTCGTCTACGGGCCTCGCGAGGTGACGGCGGGCGAGCTGGTGGCCGCGCTCGAGCGACTGCGGGACCGACTCACCGATGACCTGTCCTCTCAAGACGTGTCGAACGCGGTGCTCGCGGAGTTCGATTTGCTCGAGTCCGCCGGAGGTGAGGATGGCTCCGTGCTCTTCACGGGCTACTACGAGCCCATGCTCGACGGGAGCATGACGAGGACCGACGAGTACTCCATCCCCGTGCTCTCCGCGCCGGACGACCTCATCGAGGTTCCGCTGGAGCCCTTCGCGGAGCGCTTCGCCTCGGAGAAGGTCTTCGGGCGGCTCGAGGGCAAGAAGCTGGTGCCGTACTGGAACCGGTCGGCGATTCGCGGCGGCAAGTTGAGCGAGCGCAAGCTGGAGCTCGCGTGGGTGCGAGACCCGGTGGCGCTGTTCTTCATGGAGGTGCAGGGCAGCGGCACGCTTCGGCTGACCGACGGCACGGAGCGGCGCGTGGGGTATGCCGCGTCGAACGGGCGGCCGTATCGCAGCATCGGCGCGTTGCTCATCCAGGAGGGCGCCATCCCCAAGGAGCAGATGTCCATGCAGGCGCTGCGGGCGTGGCTGGCGGCGAACCCGACGCAGCAGGACCGCGTGCTCGACCACAACGAGTCCTATGTCTTCTTCCGCTTCCTGCCGGGCGCGGCCGTGGGCTCGCTGGGCCGCGAGGTGACGCCGGGCCGCTCCATCGCCACGGACGCGCGGCTGTTCCCCAAGGGGGGGCTGGCCTTCATCCAGACGGACCACCCGGTGAAGATGGCGGACGGCTCCGTGCAGTGGAAGCCGCTGGCCCGCTTCGTGTTCAACCAGGACACCGGGGGCGCCATCCGTGGCGCGGGGCGCGTGGATGTCTTCTGGGGACGCGGCCCCGAGGCAGAGCTCGCCGCCGGAATGATGAAGCAGAAGGGGCGGCTGTTCTTCCTCGTGCCCAAGCCTCGCGCCGTCGTCGCGGTGCCGTGA
- a CDS encoding amidohydrolase family protein — MALVLGGLVFPLGSHAAEPELVAVRAARLFDGRSAKLLTDAVVLVQGQRIQAVGSSLPVPKGARVLDLGDVTLLPGLIDAHSHLLTNLMTGQGNEALSLELHVARRSTAERALLGAKLGREVLEAGVTTVRDLGNSGVNGDVALRDAIQRGWVVGPRVSACTRALAPVGGQFQRLQGPVQGLIEQEYVTVTGVEEARRAVRQAVYDGADCIKVIVDNGHNVFAMDELKAIVEEAHRGNHPVAAHTTRDESIRVAVEAGVDSIEHAYSLPDDVLAPMARKRIFLVPTDGPLDECEAFGADARDAETRLAMKARCQKFVTKGHERLRRAVAAGVRVAAGSDVYVEVSGRTRGEATVRYLSAYGEAGLPPVDVLRAATANAAELLRMQDRVGTLEAGKLADVVAVSGNPLKDLTVLRQVRFVMKGGQVVVAARDAEGRAVAPAP, encoded by the coding sequence GTGGCTCTGGTGCTCGGGGGCCTGGTGTTTCCGCTCGGGAGCCACGCCGCGGAGCCGGAGCTGGTGGCGGTGCGTGCGGCGCGGCTGTTCGATGGCCGGAGCGCGAAGCTTCTGACGGACGCGGTGGTGCTGGTGCAAGGCCAGCGCATCCAGGCGGTGGGCTCGAGTCTGCCCGTTCCGAAGGGCGCGCGTGTGCTCGACCTGGGGGATGTGACGTTGCTGCCGGGGCTCATCGACGCCCATTCGCACCTGCTCACGAACCTCATGACGGGGCAGGGGAACGAGGCGTTGAGCCTGGAGCTCCACGTCGCGCGCAGGAGCACGGCGGAGCGGGCGCTGCTGGGCGCGAAGCTGGGGCGCGAGGTGTTGGAGGCCGGCGTCACCACGGTGCGGGACCTGGGGAACTCTGGAGTGAATGGAGATGTGGCGTTGCGCGATGCCATCCAGCGCGGCTGGGTGGTGGGGCCTCGCGTCTCCGCGTGCACCCGGGCGCTGGCGCCCGTGGGAGGCCAGTTCCAGCGGCTCCAGGGGCCCGTGCAGGGGCTCATCGAGCAGGAGTACGTCACGGTGACGGGCGTGGAGGAGGCCCGGCGTGCCGTGCGGCAGGCCGTGTATGACGGGGCGGACTGCATCAAGGTCATCGTCGACAATGGACACAACGTCTTCGCGATGGACGAGCTGAAGGCCATCGTCGAGGAGGCCCACCGAGGGAATCACCCGGTCGCGGCGCACACGACACGGGATGAGAGCATTCGCGTGGCCGTGGAGGCGGGCGTGGACTCCATCGAGCATGCGTATTCGCTGCCCGACGATGTGCTGGCGCCGATGGCGCGCAAGCGCATCTTCCTGGTGCCGACCGATGGCCCGTTGGACGAGTGCGAAGCCTTCGGCGCGGATGCGCGTGACGCGGAGACCCGGCTCGCGATGAAGGCGCGGTGTCAGAAGTTCGTGACGAAGGGGCATGAGCGCCTGCGGCGCGCGGTGGCCGCGGGGGTGCGGGTGGCGGCGGGCTCGGATGTCTATGTCGAGGTGTCTGGCCGGACGCGTGGTGAGGCCACGGTGCGGTATCTCAGCGCGTATGGCGAAGCGGGCCTGCCACCGGTGGACGTCCTGCGCGCGGCCACGGCGAACGCGGCGGAGCTGCTTCGCATGCAGGACCGGGTGGGAACGCTGGAGGCGGGGAAGCTCGCGGACGTGGTGGCGGTGAGTGGGAATCCGCTGAAGGACCTCACGGTGCTGCGACAGGTGCGCTTCGTGATGAAGGGGGGCCAGGTGGTGGTGGCTGCACGGGACGCGGAAGGACGCGCGGTGGCACCAGCGCCCTGA
- a CDS encoding isopenicillin N synthase family oxygenase — translation MSSDVAGAKDGVVVLDYAKLMDGADLSADIERAYGYDGIGLLVVRGIPGLVELRQGLLPLGFRFAALPNEVKDRYVHARSSYSFGWSHGKEVLKPGEFDEFKGSYYNNPQYDSPEVDAALVEKYPENYLPNVWPDADFPALRPAFQALGRKMVEVGLLVAAQCDRYVKARLGDKLSPDAQLERTIRESRACKARLLYYFAINEDATPRTRDSWCGWHSDHGSLTALCPAMYFDAEPGAAEPARQDIPVPDPEAGLYVRTRGGEERKVVIPKDCLAFQIGESAQIVTGGLLRSTPHAVQALAHPASRNISRSTFAVFMQPDNEEHLRPPEGTNPEELRVGAFKPGMTFGDFARATFAKFYNPYG, via the coding sequence ATGAGCAGCGACGTGGCTGGAGCGAAGGACGGAGTGGTGGTTCTCGATTACGCGAAGCTGATGGACGGGGCGGACCTGTCCGCCGACATCGAGCGCGCGTATGGCTATGACGGCATCGGCCTGCTGGTGGTGCGGGGCATCCCGGGGCTGGTGGAGCTGCGGCAGGGGCTGTTGCCGCTGGGCTTCCGGTTCGCCGCGCTGCCCAACGAGGTGAAGGACCGCTACGTCCACGCTCGCAGCAGCTATTCGTTTGGCTGGAGCCACGGCAAGGAAGTGCTGAAGCCGGGCGAGTTCGATGAGTTCAAGGGCTCCTACTACAACAATCCCCAGTACGACTCGCCCGAGGTGGACGCGGCGCTGGTGGAGAAGTACCCGGAGAACTACCTCCCCAACGTGTGGCCGGACGCGGACTTCCCGGCGCTGCGCCCGGCCTTCCAGGCCCTGGGGCGGAAGATGGTGGAGGTGGGGTTGCTGGTGGCGGCGCAGTGCGACCGGTACGTGAAGGCCCGGTTGGGAGACAAGCTGTCGCCGGATGCGCAGCTGGAGCGGACCATCCGCGAGTCGCGCGCGTGCAAGGCGCGGCTGCTCTACTACTTCGCCATCAACGAGGACGCGACGCCGCGCACGCGCGACTCGTGGTGCGGCTGGCACAGCGACCACGGCTCGCTGACGGCGCTGTGCCCGGCGATGTACTTCGACGCGGAGCCGGGGGCGGCGGAGCCGGCGCGGCAGGACATCCCGGTGCCGGACCCGGAGGCGGGACTCTACGTGCGCACGCGCGGCGGCGAGGAGCGCAAGGTCGTCATCCCGAAGGACTGTCTGGCGTTCCAGATTGGCGAGAGCGCGCAGATCGTGACGGGCGGGCTGCTGCGGTCCACGCCGCACGCGGTGCAGGCGCTGGCGCATCCGGCGAGCCGCAACATCTCGCGCTCCACGTTCGCCGTCTTCATGCAGCCGGACAACGAGGAGCACCTGCGTCCCCCCGAGGGCACGAACCCGGAGGAGCTGCGCGTGGGGGCCTTCAAGCCGGGGATGACGTTCGGCGACTTCGCTCGCGCGACGTTCGCGAAGTTCTACAACCCCTACGGGTGA
- a CDS encoding lipase family protein: protein MALTTAQLGITLSAISYLGQFDTNSGRYTLMNQALAATTTGGWQIAWGPATQGEDLVYVAANTQGQYAVVVRGTLFDRIEDLLQDKNINPQEALPFSAPSFPSDAAISKGDVEVWTNVSNMSSSVGPGSGALLPFLQALPSGTSLLVTGHSLGGQVATVLAAWFQSALTNVSVQPVTFAAPTAGNPAFATAYDSTFTTAERYYNSLDVVPRAWTEEGLTSILSLYPGGPQCGPLCKAAVDGALKTLEKNQLTYQQPAAATELTGTLYPEKGLLAFEDEVNDQHRALYYMYLLGIPLTTIQQLNSSWAPPPSQALRSVG, encoded by the coding sequence ATGGCGCTCACCACCGCGCAGCTGGGCATCACCCTCTCGGCCATCTCCTATCTGGGGCAGTTCGACACGAACTCCGGCCGCTATACCCTGATGAATCAAGCCCTCGCCGCCACCACCACGGGCGGCTGGCAGATTGCCTGGGGACCGGCGACCCAAGGAGAGGACCTGGTCTACGTCGCCGCCAACACCCAGGGCCAATACGCCGTCGTCGTGCGCGGCACGCTGTTCGACCGCATCGAGGACCTCCTCCAGGACAAGAACATCAACCCCCAGGAGGCCCTGCCCTTCAGCGCCCCGTCGTTCCCCTCCGACGCGGCCATCTCCAAGGGCGACGTGGAGGTCTGGACGAACGTCTCCAACATGTCCTCGTCCGTGGGGCCCGGCAGCGGAGCGCTCCTGCCCTTCCTCCAGGCGCTCCCGTCCGGGACGTCGCTGCTCGTCACCGGGCACAGCCTGGGCGGGCAGGTGGCCACGGTGCTCGCGGCGTGGTTCCAGTCCGCGCTGACGAACGTGTCCGTGCAGCCCGTCACCTTCGCCGCGCCCACCGCGGGCAACCCCGCGTTCGCCACGGCCTACGACTCCACCTTCACCACGGCGGAGCGCTACTACAACTCCCTCGACGTGGTGCCTCGCGCGTGGACCGAGGAGGGGCTGACCTCCATCCTGTCCCTCTACCCCGGCGGCCCGCAGTGCGGCCCGCTGTGCAAGGCGGCCGTCGACGGGGCGCTGAAGACGCTGGAGAAGAACCAGCTCACCTACCAGCAGCCCGCCGCCGCGACGGAGCTGACCGGAACGCTCTACCCCGAGAAGGGGCTCCTCGCCTTCGAGGACGAGGTCAACGACCAGCACCGCGCGCTCTATTACATGTACCTGCTGGGCATCCCGCTCACGACCATCCAGCAGCTCAACAGCTCCTGGGCGCCCCCACCGAGCCAGGCCTTGCGCTCGGTGGGCTGA
- a CDS encoding NAD(P)-dependent oxidoreductase: MTTLKGKTLFITGASRGIGLAIALRAARDGANIVIAAKTTEPHPKLPGTIYTAAEDIEKAGGKALPVMVDIRFEDQIAAAVEQAVAKFGGIDILVNNASAISLTGTEDTPMKRYDLMHGINTRGTFACSQACLPYLKKSSNPHILNNSPPLNMEARWFGPHVAYTMAKYGMSMCVLGMAEEFRSEGIAVNALWPRTVIATAAVQNLLGGDETIRGSRKPEIMADAAHAILTKPSKSFTGHFCIDEDVLRAEGVTDFDKYQSVPGAELFPDYFI; the protein is encoded by the coding sequence ATGACGACACTCAAGGGGAAGACGCTTTTCATCACCGGGGCGAGCCGAGGAATCGGTCTGGCGATTGCCCTCCGCGCGGCGCGTGACGGCGCCAACATCGTCATCGCCGCGAAGACGACGGAGCCGCACCCCAAGCTGCCGGGCACCATCTACACGGCCGCGGAGGACATCGAGAAGGCTGGTGGCAAGGCGCTCCCCGTGATGGTGGACATCCGCTTCGAGGACCAGATTGCCGCCGCGGTGGAGCAGGCGGTGGCGAAGTTTGGTGGCATCGACATCCTGGTGAACAACGCGAGCGCCATCAGCCTCACCGGCACGGAAGACACGCCGATGAAGCGCTATGACCTGATGCACGGCATCAACACGCGCGGCACCTTCGCCTGTTCGCAGGCGTGCCTGCCGTACCTCAAGAAGTCCAGCAACCCGCACATCCTCAACAACTCGCCGCCGCTGAACATGGAGGCGCGCTGGTTCGGGCCTCACGTGGCCTACACCATGGCGAAGTACGGCATGAGCATGTGCGTGCTGGGCATGGCAGAGGAGTTCCGCTCGGAGGGCATCGCGGTCAACGCGCTGTGGCCGCGCACCGTCATCGCGACGGCGGCGGTGCAGAACCTGCTGGGCGGCGACGAGACGATTCGCGGCAGCCGGAAGCCTGAAATCATGGCGGACGCCGCGCACGCCATCCTCACCAAGCCCAGCAAGAGCTTCACGGGCCACTTCTGCATCGACGAGGACGTGCTGCGCGCCGAGGGTGTCACGGACTTCGACAAGTACCAGTCCGTGCCCGGCGCGGAGCTGTTCCCCGACTACTTCATCTAG
- a CDS encoding LysR family transcriptional regulator encodes MNISWDDARLFLAIAETGSFSAAATRLRIGQPTVSRRLAALEYQVGAKLFRRSVEGAALTVAGERLLQPARKMAEWAGEFQRAAESSDSTPKGLVRVTASPFFSFDFLAPFAGHVARKYPGLRLEVQSSIQYADLGRGEADLALRSVATKNADLTCVYTLELENAVFVSKALKAKLPRKPTLQQLPWVAWAPPYESVPPNPQLAVLIPGFTPVFTTDNFLVMVAAVEAGLGAMVLGNFLHRFSTQRERGLVPLDVDLGAHGRQSLHLMCAKSALDIPRVRKVSELLVEELERARRR; translated from the coding sequence ATGAATATCTCCTGGGATGACGCGCGGCTGTTCCTGGCCATCGCGGAGACGGGCAGCTTCAGCGCGGCGGCGACGCGGCTGCGCATCGGCCAGCCCACGGTGAGCCGGCGACTGGCGGCGCTGGAGTACCAGGTCGGGGCGAAGCTGTTCCGCCGGAGCGTGGAGGGCGCGGCGCTGACGGTGGCGGGAGAGCGGCTGCTCCAGCCCGCGCGGAAGATGGCGGAGTGGGCCGGTGAGTTCCAGCGCGCGGCCGAGTCGAGCGACTCCACCCCCAAGGGCCTGGTGCGCGTGACGGCGAGCCCCTTCTTCAGCTTCGACTTCCTGGCGCCCTTCGCGGGCCACGTGGCGCGCAAGTACCCGGGGCTGCGGCTGGAGGTGCAGTCCTCCATCCAGTACGCGGACCTGGGGCGGGGTGAGGCGGACCTCGCGCTGCGGAGTGTCGCGACGAAGAACGCGGACCTCACGTGTGTCTACACGCTGGAGCTGGAGAACGCGGTCTTCGTCTCGAAGGCGCTCAAGGCGAAGCTGCCAAGGAAGCCCACGCTCCAGCAGCTTCCGTGGGTGGCGTGGGCGCCTCCGTACGAGTCGGTGCCGCCCAACCCCCAGCTCGCGGTCCTCATCCCGGGCTTCACGCCGGTCTTCACCACGGACAACTTCCTGGTGATGGTGGCGGCGGTGGAGGCGGGCCTGGGGGCGATGGTGCTGGGGAACTTCCTCCACCGCTTCAGCACGCAGCGCGAGCGGGGCCTGGTGCCGCTGGACGTGGACCTGGGGGCGCATGGAAGGCAGTCGCTCCACCTCATGTGCGCGAAGTCGGCGCTGGACATCCCCCGCGTGAGGAAGGTGTCGGAGCTGCTGGTGGAGGAGCTGGAGCGAGCAAGGCGCCGCTGA
- a CDS encoding MBL fold metallo-hydrolase, with product MKNAKRLFLAVLALVALPAALLGVVGVELSSHPHQPSALGSPRPLTDDVLATLAEPGPVELETINSADWAVERGGLINLNHPTAKAAGLTAEDEPIQVFFHALRHPTKGLFIIDTGVESALRAAPEKAAVHGIVSSALKLEETLKVREPLGEWLAKQSQPLAGVFLTHLHMDHILGMRDVPAGTPVYSGPGETSPRAFLNVLVKPVTDRSLEGKAPLSEWPYRPETSGPFEAAVDIFGDGSVWALSVPGHTPGSTAYLVRSTKGPVLLLGDASHTRWGWEHDVEPGTFTADAPRGVESFKKLRAFAQAHPQVEVRMGHQH from the coding sequence ATGAAGAACGCCAAGCGCCTCTTTCTCGCGGTCCTCGCCCTCGTCGCCCTCCCCGCCGCCCTCCTCGGTGTCGTCGGCGTCGAGCTCTCCTCGCACCCCCACCAGCCGTCCGCGCTCGGCAGCCCCCGGCCCCTGACGGACGACGTGCTCGCCACGCTGGCCGAGCCCGGCCCCGTGGAGCTGGAGACCATCAACTCCGCGGACTGGGCCGTGGAGCGCGGCGGCCTCATCAACCTGAACCACCCCACCGCGAAGGCCGCGGGCCTGACGGCGGAGGACGAGCCCATCCAGGTCTTCTTCCACGCCCTGCGCCACCCGACGAAGGGCCTCTTCATCATCGACACCGGCGTCGAGTCCGCGCTGCGTGCCGCCCCGGAGAAGGCGGCCGTGCACGGCATCGTCTCCAGCGCCTTGAAGCTGGAGGAGACGCTGAAGGTGCGTGAGCCCCTGGGCGAGTGGCTCGCGAAGCAGTCCCAGCCGCTGGCCGGCGTGTTCCTCACGCACCTGCACATGGACCACATCCTCGGCATGCGCGACGTGCCGGCCGGGACCCCCGTCTACTCGGGCCCCGGGGAGACCTCGCCCCGCGCGTTCCTCAACGTGCTGGTGAAGCCCGTCACGGACCGCTCGCTCGAGGGCAAGGCGCCCCTCTCCGAGTGGCCCTACCGCCCGGAGACGAGCGGCCCCTTCGAGGCCGCGGTGGACATCTTCGGCGACGGCTCCGTGTGGGCGCTCTCGGTGCCGGGGCACACGCCGGGCAGCACCGCGTACCTGGTGCGCTCCACGAAGGGCCCCGTGCTGCTGTTGGGCGATGCGAGCCACACGCGCTGGGGCTGGGAGCACGACGTGGAGCCCGGCACCTTCACCGCGGACGCGCCCCGAGGCGTGGAGAGCTTCAAGAAGCTGCGCGCCTTCGCCCAGGCGCACCCCCAGGTCGAGGTGCGCATGGGCCACCAGCACTGA
- a CDS encoding extracellular catalytic domain type 1 short-chain-length polyhydroxyalkanoate depolymerase, with protein sequence MSMKRRGVVRSRALCLLAGLLALSTGTPAYAGEWVHGNHVGAWGVRGFQLWVPTGYDSMTPRPLLVALHGCLQNPDQFAGLTRLNEKADAEGFLVLYPNQASFANATQCWNFMLGMNQERGTGEPSLIVGMVDLVKQRYAVDSRRVYVGGVSAGGVLTGTLMACYSDVFAAGMVGAGAMYKAATTVSGTAFSMLFGSIYSPDDRGRDAWVCSGRPRRTVPVLVMHGTEDSVVHPLNGEQAVKQFLQTSDYGDDGVANDSIPGTPTSTRSFTVPGGRGYTVKDYVRGGELVARKYEIHGMDHAWPGGDSRYPFADPSGPDATTLMWDFFKQHALDVP encoded by the coding sequence ATGTCGATGAAGCGACGAGGTGTCGTGCGCTCGAGGGCGTTGTGTCTTCTGGCGGGGTTGCTGGCGCTCTCCACGGGAACTCCCGCCTATGCCGGCGAATGGGTCCATGGCAACCATGTGGGTGCATGGGGGGTGCGCGGGTTCCAGCTCTGGGTGCCCACGGGTTACGACTCCATGACACCGCGACCCCTGCTGGTGGCGCTTCACGGGTGCCTCCAGAACCCGGACCAGTTCGCGGGGCTCACCCGCCTCAACGAGAAGGCGGACGCGGAGGGCTTCCTGGTCCTCTATCCGAACCAGGCCAGCTTCGCGAACGCGACGCAGTGCTGGAACTTCATGCTGGGCATGAACCAGGAGCGCGGCACGGGTGAGCCGTCGCTCATCGTGGGCATGGTGGACCTGGTGAAGCAGCGGTACGCGGTGGACTCGCGGCGCGTCTACGTGGGGGGCGTGTCCGCGGGCGGGGTGCTCACCGGCACGCTGATGGCGTGCTACTCGGACGTGTTCGCCGCGGGCATGGTGGGCGCGGGGGCCATGTACAAGGCCGCCACCACGGTGTCCGGCACGGCGTTCTCCATGCTCTTCGGCAGCATCTACTCGCCCGATGACCGGGGCAGGGATGCGTGGGTGTGCTCGGGGCGTCCGCGCCGCACGGTGCCGGTGCTCGTCATGCACGGCACCGAGGACAGCGTGGTCCACCCTCTCAACGGGGAGCAGGCGGTGAAGCAGTTCCTCCAGACGAGCGACTACGGCGACGACGGCGTGGCCAACGACAGCATCCCCGGGACGCCGACGAGCACCCGCTCCTTCACGGTGCCCGGTGGACGTGGCTACACGGTGAAGGACTACGTGCGCGGGGGCGAGCTGGTGGCGCGCAAGTACGAGATTCACGGGATGGACCACGCGTGGCCCGGCGGTGACTCGCGCTATCCCTTCGCGGACCCCTCCGGCCCGGACGCCACCACGCTCATGTGGGACTTCTTCAAGCAGCACGCGCTCGACGTGCCGTAG